DNA from Arthrobacter sp. SLBN-112:
CTTCCGGGTCGGGCAAGTCCACACTGTTGCGTGTGATGAACCGGCTGATTGAGCCGGACCAGGGGGACATCCTGCTGGATGGCCGTTCGGTGCTGAAGGACAACCCGGACGAGCTCCGGCGCCGGATCGGCATGGTGTTCCAGCAGTTCAACCTGTTCCCGCACAAAACGGTGGAGGAAAACGTCTCGCTGGCCCTGCGGAAGCTGCGCAAGCTCTCCAAGGAGGAGGCGCGCAATGAGGCCTTGGAACAGCTGGACCTGGTGGGCCTGAGGCACAAGGCCGATTCCCGCCCGGCCAACCTTTCCGGGGGCCAGCAGCAGCGCGTGGCCATTGCCCGTGCATTGGCCATGAAGCCGGAGGTCATGTTCTTCGACGAGGCCACGTCCGCGCTGGATCCCGAACTGGTGAAGGGCGTCCTGTCCCTGATGGCGGATTTGGCGAAGGGCGGCATGACCATGGTGGTGGTGACCCACGAGATGGGATTCTCGCGCAACGTGTCGGACACGGTGACCTTCATGGACGCCGGCGTGGTGGTGGAATCCGGCCCCCCGGAACAGATCTTCACGGCGCCCCGAACGGACCGCCTCAAGGGCTTCCTCTCGGACGTCCTCTAGGCCCCACAGGCAGGCACAGACAGAAAATCCCCGCTTCCCGGACTTTTCCCCCTCGCATACAGGGAGAATTGGTCCGGAAGGCGGGGATTTGTCGTCCCGGGGGCAGGTGCCCGACGGCGGCCCTACCTTTGGGCGGCTGCGGCGGCCTTGGCTGCCGCGGGAAGGGCGTCGTAGATCCTGTTCATGGCGTCGTCATCGTGCGCGGCGGAGAGGAACCAGGCCTCAAAGACCGACGGCGGCAGGTACACGCCGGACTCCAGCATGGAGTGGAAGAACGGTGCGTAGCGGAACGCCTCCTGTGCCTGGGCGTCGGCGTAGTTGTGGACGCCGTGAACCGAGGTGCCGAACGCCACCGAGAAGAGGTTGCCGGCGAACTGGATGGAGTGGTCCACCCCCGCGGCATCCAGGGCAGTGGACAGCGCCGAGGAGAGTTCCAGGGACCGGACGTCGATGAACGAGTAGACGTCGCGCGTGGCGTGGGTCAGGGTGGCAACGCCTGCAGCCATGGCCACCGGGTTCCCGGACAGCGTTCCGGCCTGGTAGACCGGGCCGGTGGGGGCGAGGTAGTCCATGACGTCGGCACGTCCGCCCAGTGCCGCCGTCGGCATTCCGCCGCCGATGACCTTGCCGAAGGTGAGCAGGTCCGGGATCCACGGCTCCTGGGCGTCCGGCGCGCCGCCCGTGAGGCCCCAGTAGCCGGAGTAGCCGGTGCGGAAGCCGGTAAGGACCTCATCAACGATGAGCAGCGCGCCGTGCTCGCGGGTGATCCGCGAGAGCCCTGCGTTGAACCCTTCAGCGGGGGTGACCACACCCATGTTGGCCGGCGCGGCCTCGGTGATCACTGCCGCGATGTTGGGTCCGTGCGTGGCAAACGCTTCCTTGACGGCCTGGAGGTCGTTGTAGGGCAGCACCAGGGTCTCGGCGGCGGTCGCTTCCGTGACACCGGCCGAACCGGGCAGGGCGAGGGTTGCCACGCCGGAGCCTGCGGCGGCCAGGAGCCCATCAAGGTGGCCGTGATAGCAGCCGGCAAACTTGATAATGAGGTTGCGGCCGGTGAACCCGCGGGCCAGCCGGACTGCCGTCATGGTCGCTTCGGTGCCGGTGGATACCATCCGGAGCCGTTCGACGGCGGGGACGCGCTCCTTCACGATTTCAGCCAGGTTCGCTTCGTCGGGGGTGGAAGCGCCGAAGGAGAGGCCGCGGTCGACGGCGGCATGGACGGCGTCGAGCACGGCCGGGTGGGCGTGCCCCAGCAGGGCCGGGCCCCAGGAGCAGACCAGGTCCACGTATTCCTTGCCGTCGGCATCGGTCAGGTACGGCCCCTTGGCGGAGACCATGAAGCGCGGCGTTCCGCCCACGGACCCGAAGGCCCGGACCGGCGAGTTGACTCCGCCCGGCATGAGCTGGCGGGCGCGGTCGAAGAGTGCCTCATTGCGAGGATTGCTGGAAGTCATGGTTTCTATTCTCTCAGTTTGCCGGAAGCTCAGTCAGCGGGAAGTACAGTCAGCCGGCGAGCAGCTCTGCCACGCGGGGCGCCACCGCCGTACCCATCAGTTCGATCGAGCGCATCATGGCGGCGTGCGGCAGCGGCCCGTTGCTGTATTTGAGGTCGAAGCGGTCGACACCCAGGTTCCGCTTCAGCCGGACGATCTTATGGGCCACCGTTTCCGGCGACCCCACATACAGCGCACCTTCCGCCGAACACAGGGCATCGAACTCCCCGCGCCCGGCCGGTCCCCACCCGCGCTCGGCGCCGAGCTTGTTGCGGAGCTTCAGCCAGTGCGGGAACAGCTCTTCGCGGGCCTGCTCGTCGGTGTCGGCCACGTGGCCCGGCGAGTGCGTGGCCATCTGCTGCATGGGGTGCCCGTACTTGGCCATCGCTTCCCGGTAGAGGTCGGCGAGGGGCCGGAAGCCGCGGGGTTGGCCGCCGATGATGGCGAAGATGATGGGATAGCCGTACTGGGCGCAGCGGAGCACCGATTCGGGTGTTCCACCCACCCCGATCCAGGTGGGCAGCAGGTGGTGCTCCAGGGGCGGATAGACGCTCAGGCCATGCAGGGCAGGCCTGGTGCGGCCTTCCCAATGCACGGGCTTTTGCGCCCGGACCTTGTCGAACAGCTCGAGCTTCTCTTCGAACAGGACCTCATAGTCAGCCAGATCCAGCCCGAACAGCGGGAAGGACTCCACGAACGACCCACGCCCCAGCATCACCTCGGCCCGGCCGTTGGAGATGGCGTCCACGGTGGAAAAGCGCTGGAAGACACGGATGGGATCGTCCGAGCTCAGCACCGTTACGGCGGAGCCCAGCCTGATGCGGGTGGTGCGGGCCGCCGCGGCGGCCAGGAAGACCTCCGGCGCGGACACGGCGTAGTCCTTGCGGTGGTGCTCCCCCACGCCAAAGGCATCGAGTCCGACGGCGTCGGCAAGTTCCGCCTGCTCCAGCAGCTGGCGCAGGACCTGGGCGTGCGGCTGCTGGCTGCCGTCCGGGTTCTCGCCTACATCACCGAAGGTGTTCAGGCCGAGGAGGATTCGGTCCTCCCCCACCGGCGCGGTGGGTTCCGGGGCCTGCCCGGCGGTCACCGGTCTTCCTTCAGCCAGCCGGCCAGTTCGGCGGCCCAGTACGTGAGGACCATGTGGGCGCCAGCCCGCCGGATGCCCAGGACGGATTCGGTAATGGCGGCACGCCGGTCAATCCAGCCGTTGGCAGCGGCAGCCTCGATCATCGCGTATTCACCCGAGATCTGGTACGCCGAGACGGGGACGGGGCTCATCGCGGCAACGTCGGCCACGATGTCCAGGTAGCTCATGGCCGGCTTCACCATAATGATGTCCGCGCCCTCAGCCAGGTCCAGTTCAACCTCGCGAAGTGCTTCGGTGCGGTTGCCGGCGTCCATCTGGTAGGTCCGCCGGTCGCCCTTGAGCTGTGAGTCCACTGCTTCGCGGAACGGCCCGTAAAACGCCGAGGCGTACTTCGCGGCGTAGGCAATGACGGAGGTGTTGGTGTGGCCGGCCTCATCCAGGGCCGAACGGATAGCCGCGATCTGGCCGTCCATCATCCCCGAGGGGCCCAGCATGTGCGCGCCGGCCTCTGCCTGCGCCACGGCCATCCTCGCGTAGATCTCCACGGTGCGGTCGTTGTCCACGTAACCGTCGGCGTCGAGCACTCCGCAGTGGCCGTGGTCGGTGAATTCGTCCAGGCACACGTCGCTCATGATCACCAGGTCATCGCCCACTTCGGCACGGACGTCCCGGATGGCCTTGTTCAGCACGCCCTTCGGGTCCAGCGATGCCGAGCCTTCGGCGTCACGGGTTTCGGGGATGCCGAAGAGCATGATGCCGCCCAGGCCGAGCTCCACAGCCTCCGCCGCGGCCCGCTTGAGCGTATCCGTAGTGTGCTGGACCACGCCCGGCATGGAGGTGATGGGGTTCGGTTCGCTCAATCCCTCCCGGATAAAGGCCGGAAGGATGAGTTCCGACGGCGCAAGGCGGGTTTCGGCGGTGAGCCGGCGCATGGCGGGGGTGGTGCGCAGGCGGCGGGGGCGTTGGTTGGGGAAAGTCATGGGTCCTGTCCTTCGCGTTGTTCTTGAAGCTTCATGGAGCGGGAGGCGTGCTGGCCGGTCAGGGCGGGTTGAGGGCCTTCGCAACCGCTGCCACCAGCCCGTCCGGTGTAGGCTCGGCCGCCACTGCGGCGACGTCCAGGCCCAGGGCAGCTGCCTGTTCCGCCGTCGAACGGCCAATGACCACCAGCTTGCAGCCGGCCAGCGGACCAAGGGCGGAAATCCTGCGCACGGCGCTCGGCGAGGCAGCGATCACGGCCGCCATGCGCCCTGCAGCGATGTCCGCGGCGGCGGTTTGGGGCGTCAGGAGGGTGTACGACGGCGGCTGCGGGCCGGCGTCGCCGTCTTCCGGCTGCACGGCCAGCCTGCGCTCCGCTGCCGCCGGATAGTCAACGGTGCGGTAGGCAGTAACCGCGGTGACTGTACCGCCTGCCGCTGCGAGGCCCTCAACCAGGGTGCCGGCGGCGATGTCTGCCTGCGGCAGCAGGATCCTGCCGCCGCCGGGCCAGACCTCGAGGAGGCCGGCGGCCGACTGTTCGCCGGCCGGGGCCAGGGCCACGGTCAGGCCGGCGGACTCCAACAGCCTGCGCGTGGCGGGGCCGATGGCGGCGATCCAGGTTTTTGCGGGAACCAACTGGGCCAGGGCGAGGCCACGCTCGGCGGCCTCTTCCATCAAGACGTGCACCGTGGTTGCGCTGCTGACCACCAGCCAGTCAAAGGCCCCCGCGGCCAGGGCGTCGCAGGCGACATCGAGCACGTGCTGGTCAGGGGCCCGTTCGAAGTCGATGAGCGGCAGCAGCACAGGCACCGCGCCGGCTTCTGCCAGGGCCTCAACCAGGGCACCGGACCGTTCCGGGCTGCGCGTCACCAGGACCCGGACACCGCCCGGCAGTGGTTGGCTGGGCGGCGTGTGCGGTCCGGACCTGCGGGGAGGCTGCGTCATCGCCAGGTCAGGACGCCTGCAGGTCTGCGATGTCGGCGGCTCCGGCAGCAAGCAGTGCTTCAGCCAGTTCGATGCCCAGGAGGGTGGCTCCGACTTCCGTCAGTCCGTCCGTGGCCCGCTTGTCCCGCACGGTAGCGCTGCCATCGACGGCGCACACCACGGCTTCCAGGTGCAGCATGCTGCCTTTGCGGTAGGCGTACGCGCCCACCGGGGCTGCGCAACCTGCCTCGAGCCGTGCCAGCAGGGCACGCTCCGCCGTGACAGCGAGGCGGGTGTCGGGATCGTCCAGGGCCGCAAGGGCCTGCGCCAGGACCCCGCGGGAGCCTTCGGCCGATCCCGGCTTCGGCGGCGCGTCGGCCGTACGGCACTCGATGGCCAGCGATCCCTGGCCGGCCGCGGGCAGCATGACGTCGGTTTCGAGGTACTCGGTGACGGTGTCCAGCCGGCCAATGCGCTCGAGGCCGGCGGCAGCAAGCACTACGGCGTCGAGGTCGCATGACTTTCCGGGCACCACCTGGCGGGTGGAGTTGCCGGGCAGGCCGGGAACGCGGCCCAGGCGCGTATCCACGTTGCCGCGGATGTCCACGATGTCCAGGTCGGTGCGGGCGGCACGCAACTGTGCTGCGCGCCGCGGCGAGCCGGTGCCAACGCGCGCTCCGGCCGGCAGGTCGGCCAGCTTCAGTCCGTCCCGGGCGCACAGGACGTCGCGGACGTCCACGCGCCGCGGAGTGGCGGCGAGGCTGAGTCCTACCGCCGCGCCGGTGGGCAGGTCCTTCAGCGAATGGACGGCGACATCGCACTCATTGCGCAGCAGCGCATCGCGCAAGGCGGCGACGAAGACACCCGTTCCGCCCATCTGGGAGAGCGACCCGGTGAGGACATCACCATCCGTGCGGATGTGCACCAGCTCCACCGGGAAACCTCCCACGGCGGCGAGCTGGTCAGCGGTCTGCTGGGTCTGGGTGAGCGCCAGTTTGCTGGCGCGGGTGCCAATCCGGACGGTCACGGCTGGGCCGTTTCGGCTGCATCCCCCGACGGATAGGGGTCGTGACCGGTGCCCACCGTGGTGTCGGCCCCTGCAATCGTGGGCTTTTCGCCGCGGAAGTTGGCGCAGCAGCCCGGACGGCAGACGTCGTACCAGGGGCCAAGATCCGTCAGGGCGGGCCTGTCACCGATGTTGTTGGCCACCGTCCGCTCGCAAATGAGGTCCACCAGGCCGTTAACGAACTTCCGGTGCGTACCGGGCGTGGGGACGCGGGTTGCGGCAAGGCCGAGGTTTGCGCAGGTCTCCATGGCTTCGGTGTCCAGGTCCCAGACAACTTCCATGTGGTCGCTGACAAAGCCGAGGGGGACGATGACGATGCCTTTGACACCCTGCCCGGCCAGTTCCTCGATGGCGTCGTTGATGTCCGGCTCCAGCCATGGCACGTGCGGGGCGCCCGAGCGGGACTGGTACACCAGGGACCAGGGCACGGTCCGGCCGGATTCATCCTTGACCCGCTCAATGACGGCTGCGGCGTTGGCAAGGTGCTGGGCCACGTAGGCTGAGCCTTCCTCGAACGCACGCGGCTCACCCTCGGACCGGCCTGCAGCCTCGGCGTCCCGGGTGGGAATGGAGTGGGTGGCGAACAGGATGTGGATGGGGGCGTCCGGGCTTCCGGCGTCGGCCAGCTTGGCACGCACATCGGCCAGTCCGGCGGCAGTTCCTTCGACGAAGGGCTCAACGAAACCGGGGTGGTCGAAGTACTGGCGGACCTTGTCCACTTCCAGCCGGCCGTCCAGGCCGGTCTCCGTCAATGCCATGCCGATGTCCTCGCGGTACTGGCGGCAGCTGGAGTAACAGGAGTAGGCACTCGTGGTGAGCATCAACACCCGGCGGTGGCCGGCGTCGTACGCTTCCTGAAGGGTCTGAGGGATGTACGGTGCCCAGTTCCGGTTGCCCCACAGCACGGGCAGCTCGATGCCGCGGGCAGCCAGTTCAGTTTCCAGCGCTGCCTTCAGCTCGCGGTTCTGCTGGTTGATGGGGCTGATACCGCCGTTGGCGCGGTAGTGGTGCGAGACTTCCTCAAGCCGCTCATCCGGAATCCCCCGGCCGCGGGTGACGTTGCGGAGGAACGGGATGACGTCCTCCTGGCCTTCCGGACCGCCGAAAGAGGCGAGCAGGACGGCGTCGTAGTTCTTGGGAGCCATGCGTCCGGCTTCGGTGACCGGGTTGACGGCCGCGGCGAGTGTGGGGTCGAGCGGGTTCATGCGAGCACCTCTGCTACTTCTTCGGCGGTGATCCGGCGTCCGGTATAGAACGGGACTTCCTCACGGACGTGGTTGCGCGCCTCCGTGGCGCGCAGGTGGCGCATGAGGTCCACAAGGTCAACCAGTTCGGGTGCCTCCAGGCCGAGGATCCACTCCCAATCCCCGAGGGCGAAGGACGAGACGGTGTTGGAGATGACCTGGGGAAAATCCCTGCCCAGCAGGCCATGGTCGCGCAGCATCTTGCCGCGCTCGGCCTCCGGCAGGATGTACCACTCGTAGGAGCGCACGAACGGGTAAACACAGAGCCACTCGGCCGGAGCGACGCCGCGCGAGTAGGCGGGGGTGTGGTTCTTGGCGAACTCCGCCTCGCGGTGGACGCCCATGGCGGACCACACGATCTCGGTGCCGGCAAAGAGTGTGCTTCGGCGGATGTCGCGGATGGCCTGCTGCAGCGCCTCCGGCTTGGGGCCGTGGAGCCACACCATGACGTCGGCATCGGCGCGCATGGCCGAGACGTCGTAGCTGCCCCGGTGGGTGACGCCGGCTGCGGCGAGCCGCTCCACCAGGGCTTCGAAGTCGGCGGCGGCATTCGCACTGCGGACCACGGGCTCTGACCGCTTGAATACCGTCCAGAGGGTAAAGAACTGCTCGGCTGATTCTTCGGTTTTAGTGACAGATTCGGCAGAAGTGTGGCTCATGGTTACAAGTTTGCCCCTTCGCTGCCCCCAAGGCGAAACCGAAGAGTTCTACAACTCGTAGAAGTGAGCAAAGTCACATTACTGGACCCGGAAGCCATCCCCCGCCGCATCAGAAGGGGCGGCGCATGCGCAGGAACACGAGCCCCGCGGCGGTCCCCAGGCCAACCAGACCTGCACCCAGCCACACCAAGGCATCAGGCATGTCCGGAAGCGGTCCGGTGGAGGAAACGGCGCGGCCCGGGCCTTCGGGTGCAGCGGCAGCTTGCGGCACGCGGGTGGGCTGGGACTGCCGCGCATTGATGGACAACGCGGTGGGCAGGGCGGAAGAAGGCACAGCCCCTGCCCCGCCGGCGGCCGCGCCGGCCTCGCCGGCGGATTCCTCGCCGTCGGACTCCCCAGCGCCTGATTCCGCAGCGCCGGAGCCGTGAGGATCCAGCGATCCTGCCATGCCGCCGGATCCTGGCCCGGCGGCCCGCGCGTCGGCCTGGTCAGCGGCTTCGCCAGCTCCCGTTCCCAGGAGAGGAGGGACTGCCGGGGAAAGGGCGGGGGCGCCCGCCGCGGGGGCAGCCCCGGCGGGGGCAGCCCCCGCCGGGGTGGCTGATGTGGGCATCGGCTGCGTGGAGCGCGGTTTCTGCGTGGCACCTGATTGGGCCGAACTGGAGGCCGTGCCCGATGCTGTGGGAGCGGGGGTCTGTCCACCGGGTGCCAGGGGCGTCCCTGAGACGGTGGGGACGGCTGGAACTGCCAGGCCGGAAACCGAAGCCTCCGCCGAGGCCGGCGCCGTCGTCGAACCTGTGGAGAGCGTGGCCTTCACGGCAGGAAGCAATGCACCCGGCACGGCGGGGATGGCGGGAACCTTTCCGCGCGGGGTGCCATCGTCGTCGGAACCACCGGACGCCACGGCAGTCGCCTGCACCAATGGGTCTTGGGGCGGCGCCGCGTCATCGGCCAAGGACGCCTGGACGCCGGCGGAAAGAACCAGTACCACTCCGACGGCTGCGGCTGCAGTGCCGCGTCGGAGTCCCCCATGGATACCGGTCCGGGACATGGAAAGCTCGGACCTGTTTGAAACCATAGTCATCGACCCTAGCCAGAACACTTGCCCGATTGAAAACCGGGAAGCGCCCCGCGGCCACTGCTCAGCGCTGGCGCCAACCAGCCACGCCGCGCTGACCAGCGGCGATGCTCAGGCGCCCGTCAATTGGCCGATTTGCTCACGTGTGTCGGCAACGACGGCGGCCAGGCCGTTTCCGGCCACCCAACCGCCTACCACCGCCAGCCCACCGGCGGCAGTACACGCCCGGCGGATCGCCGCTGCCCGCGCCCGGTGTCCCACCGCCGCGAACGGCAGGGACCCGCGCCACCGCACCACGTCCCAGCCCCGAATCTCGTCCCCGGCTATCTGCACGCCCAGGAGAGCGGAAGCGTCGCGCAGGGCGGCAGCGAAAAGCTCGTCATCGGTTTCCGGGCCGGCCGGCTGCTGCCCGGAAGCGCCATCCACCCGGCCATAGGAGAGCCGCACCACGTGGCGTCCCGGGCCGGCAGCGGCCGCCAACCAATCCCACTTGCCTGTGGCGTGGGTCAGCGCCTTTGCTTCGATGCCAGGCGTTTGCGGGGCCACCAGGATCCCTGTTCCCCGGGGCCGCCGGTCCAGCTCCGGTTTGTCCAGGACCAATGTGACCAGCTTGACGTCAGGTCCGGATGCAGGCTTCTTGCCCGCAATCAGGGGGACAGCAGTTTCCAGCAGTCCGACGGCGGCCGGGCCGTCCACGGCCATGACCAGCAGGGCGGTGCGGAAGATTGTCCCGGCGGCGTCGACCAGCCAGCCGTCCGGGGTGCGGGAAACCGACGTCGCGGCGGTGCCCGCCAGTAGTGTCACGCCCCGGCCGCGGAGATCCGCTACCAGCGCCTCCACAAGAGTGTGCATCCCGCCCTCCAGGCCCGCGACGGCGGAGCCGGCCTTGGCAGGTTTGTCCGGTTGCCCCGCCGGGAGGTCCTGCCCCGCCTCGGCTTGGCTGCCGGCGCTGGCGCCGGCGGAAGGTGCGGCGGCCCTGTTTGTTCCGCCACCGCGCCGCTGGGCTGAAACGGCGGCAGCGAGGGAACCGTGTCGGCGCATTCCGGCGCGCAGGCCGGGAGCCACCATGTCGACGTCGAGCAGGCCGGGATCTGCGGAGTGGACGCCGCCCACCACAGGCGAGACCAGGCGTTCCAGCACCCGCGAACCCATCCGGGCCCGGACCAGGGCGGAGACGCTGGTGACGCCCTTGCCGGCTCCTACGGAAGCGGGCAGCAGCCGGTCCAGGGAAGCCCGCAGCGAACCCAGGGTGCCCAGGGTGCGGCGGACCTCAGGGTCCCAGGGGTTGGCGGGGATGCCCAATACACCGGTCCTGGGCAGTTCGCGGGGGCCGTCCGGAAGCTGCACCCAGGCACCGCCGGGACGGGGAGGAACAATCTTGCTGCCCAGGCCGAGTTCGGCACAGAGCCTTGCGACGGCGTCGGACCGCGTGGCGAAGGACTCTGCACCGCTGTCCAGGGTGAGCCCGGCAACCGTATGGCTGCCTACACAGCCGCCCCACGCCGCGCCCGCCTCCAGGACGGTCACCTCGTGGCCGCTCGCGGCGAGTTCCCGGGCGGAGAGCAGCCCGGAAATCCCGCCGCCCACCACCAGTGCCGTACGGGGCAAGGCCGCTGAGCTGCCCACTGGTTACTCCGGCGAGATGGAGTGGATCAGCTCCACCACCCGGGTCAGGACGTCCGGGTCGGTTTCGGGCGGTACACCGTGCCCCAGGTTCAGGACGTGGCCGGGAGCTGCGGAGCCGGCCGCGATGACCTCACGGACGTGGGCCTCAAGGATTTCCCAGGGGGCTGACAGCAGTGCGGGATCGATGTTTCCCTGCAGCGGTACAGTTCCGCCCAGCCGCCGGTTGGCCTCATCGAGCGGCAGCCGGTAGTCCACGCCCACCACGTCCACGCCCACGTCGCGCATGGCAACGAGGAGTTCGGAGGTACCGGTGCCGAAGTGGATCAGCGGAGCCCCGAGGTGGCGCACATGGTCCAGGGCACGGGCCGACGCCGGCGCTACGTACTTGGTGTAATCGGCCAGTCCCAGCGAACCCGCCCAGGAGTCGAAGAGCTGGGCGGCGGAGGCACCGGCCTCCAGCTGCGCCTGGAGGAACATGCCGGAGGCGTCGGCAGCCCAGTTGGCCAGCGCGGTCCAGGTTTCCGGATCGGCGTGCATCATGGTCCGCGGGCCGAGGTGGTCGCGGGAGGGTTTCCCTTCCACCATGTAGGCGGCCAGGGTGAACGGCGCGCCGGCGAAACCAATCAGCGGCGTCTTGCCCAGCTCCGCCACGGTCAGGCGGACGGCTTCGCGGATGGGCTCCAGTGCTTCCCAGGTGAGCTGGGGCAGCGCGGCAACGTCTGCCGCGGTCCGCACGGGCCTGTCGAGGACCGGGCCCACGCCGGGAACGATGTCCACTCCCACCCCGGCGAGCTTGAGCGGGATCACGATGTCCGAGAAGAAGATGCCGGCGTCCACGTCGTGGCGGCGGACGGGCTGGAGCGTGATCTCTGAGGCCAGCTCCGGCCGGAGGCAGGAGTCCAGCATGGCGATGCCCTCGCGCACCTTGAGGTATTCCGGCAGCGACCGGCCTGCCTGCCGCATGAACCAGACGGGACGGCGGGACGGCTTTCCCCCGCGGTAGGCCGTGATCAGCGGTGAATCCGCTGTACGGCCGTCCATCAGCGGATGGTCTGCGGAAAGGACGCCGGCAGCGGAGACGGCAGGGCTAGGAGTCATGCTTTTGATTGTGCCCAAAAAGAGCTGCAAAAGATAACGACAACCTGTCGCTGACAGTACGGGCGCGGGAAGGGTGGCGCAGATCACGGGGCACTGTGGCGACTATCCTTTCCGGTGGTTGTTCTACCAGGCAACGAAAAAGCTATGATTGGTCTGCTGTGGTTCTTTTCTCATTGGTGGCTACACACGCCGACATCGATCTTGAAACCGTTGCTCAGTTGAGCAACGGTTCCTCCGGGATTGCCGCATCCGCCCTCACCGAATCGCCCGCCGTCGCAGGGGCAGTGGTCCTGGCCACCTGCAACCGCTACGAAATTTACGGTGAAGCCGCCAACTCCAGCGACGTCGAAGCTGCCCGGGCAGCACTCGTGGCCCGGATCAGCGAGGCCAGCGGGCTGGCCGAACCCCTCGTCTCGCGTTCCTTCAGCACGCGCACCGGCCCCGAGGTGACCCAGCACCTGTTCGCCGTCAGCGCTGGACTTGACTCCGCCGTCGTCGGGGAACGCGAAATTGCCGGGCAGGTGCGGCGTGCGCTGATTACCGCCCAGCACGACGGCACCGCCAGCGCCGGCCTGGTCCGGCTTTTCCAGGCCGCCTCCAAGACCGCCAAGGACGTGGGCGCACAGACGGCCCTCGGTTCCCGCGGCCTCTCCATCGTCTCCGTGGCACTGGACCTGGCCACCGATCTTTCCGAGAACCCCGACTGGGCAGCCAAGAAGGTTGTGCTGTTCGGAACCGGCGCCTACGCCGGGGCCACCATGGCACTGCTGCGCGAACGCGGCTGCACCGACATTTCCGTGTACTCCTCCTCCGGCCGGGCCGAAGGATTCGTCGCCTCCCGCGGCGGCACCGCCCTGGACGTGGATTCGCTGCGGTCGGCCGTGGCGGCTGCCGATGTGATGATCGGCTGCAGCGGATCGGACACCCGGGTTGAAGCCGATGAGCTGGCCGAGGTGCGGACAGGTTCACCGCAGCCCCTGATCGCCATCGACCTTGCCCTCACCCACGACTTCGACCCCGCTGTCGGCGAGCTGGACGGAGTGGAGCTGCTCACCCTGGAGTCAGTGCGCCTTGCCGCGCCGCAGGAACAGGCGGAATCCCTGGCCCAGGCCAGCGGCATCGTAAAGGGTGCTGCCAAGGCGTTCGAGCAGGAGCGGGAAGCCCGGTCCGTCGATTCAGCCATCGTTGCCCTGCGGCGGCACACCATGAATGTCCTGGACGCGGAGATGGAAAAGGTCCGCGCCCGCCACGGCTGCACGGCCGCCGCCGAGGAAGTCGAGTTCGCGCTCCGCCGCATGGTCAAGCAGCTGCTGCACGTTCCCACGGTCC
Protein-coding regions in this window:
- the hemQ gene encoding hydrogen peroxide-dependent heme synthase codes for the protein MSHTSAESVTKTEESAEQFFTLWTVFKRSEPVVRSANAAADFEALVERLAAAGVTHRGSYDVSAMRADADVMVWLHGPKPEALQQAIRDIRRSTLFAGTEIVWSAMGVHREAEFAKNHTPAYSRGVAPAEWLCVYPFVRSYEWYILPEAERGKMLRDHGLLGRDFPQVISNTVSSFALGDWEWILGLEAPELVDLVDLMRHLRATEARNHVREEVPFYTGRRITAEEVAEVLA
- the hemG gene encoding protoporphyrinogen oxidase, whose product is MGSSAALPRTALVVGGGISGLLSARELAASGHEVTVLEAGAAWGGCVGSHTVAGLTLDSGAESFATRSDAVARLCAELGLGSKIVPPRPGGAWVQLPDGPRELPRTGVLGIPANPWDPEVRRTLGTLGSLRASLDRLLPASVGAGKGVTSVSALVRARMGSRVLERLVSPVVGGVHSADPGLLDVDMVAPGLRAGMRRHGSLAAAVSAQRRGGGTNRAAAPSAGASAGSQAEAGQDLPAGQPDKPAKAGSAVAGLEGGMHTLVEALVADLRGRGVTLLAGTAATSVSRTPDGWLVDAAGTIFRTALLVMAVDGPAAVGLLETAVPLIAGKKPASGPDVKLVTLVLDKPELDRRPRGTGILVAPQTPGIEAKALTHATGKWDWLAAAAGPGRHVVRLSYGRVDGASGQQPAGPETDDELFAAALRDASALLGVQIAGDEIRGWDVVRWRGSLPFAAVGHRARAAAIRRACTAAGGLAVVGGWVAGNGLAAVVADTREQIGQLTGA
- the hemE gene encoding uroporphyrinogen decarboxylase, yielding MTPSPAVSAAGVLSADHPLMDGRTADSPLITAYRGGKPSRRPVWFMRQAGRSLPEYLKVREGIAMLDSCLRPELASEITLQPVRRHDVDAGIFFSDIVIPLKLAGVGVDIVPGVGPVLDRPVRTAADVAALPQLTWEALEPIREAVRLTVAELGKTPLIGFAGAPFTLAAYMVEGKPSRDHLGPRTMMHADPETWTALANWAADASGMFLQAQLEAGASAAQLFDSWAGSLGLADYTKYVAPASARALDHVRHLGAPLIHFGTGTSELLVAMRDVGVDVVGVDYRLPLDEANRRLGGTVPLQGNIDPALLSAPWEILEAHVREVIAAGSAAPGHVLNLGHGVPPETDPDVLTRVVELIHSISPE
- a CDS encoding glutamyl-tRNA reductase; translated protein: MVLFSLVATHADIDLETVAQLSNGSSGIAASALTESPAVAGAVVLATCNRYEIYGEAANSSDVEAARAALVARISEASGLAEPLVSRSFSTRTGPEVTQHLFAVSAGLDSAVVGEREIAGQVRRALITAQHDGTASAGLVRLFQAASKTAKDVGAQTALGSRGLSIVSVALDLATDLSENPDWAAKKVVLFGTGAYAGATMALLRERGCTDISVYSSSGRAEGFVASRGGTALDVDSLRSAVAAADVMIGCSGSDTRVEADELAEVRTGSPQPLIAIDLALTHDFDPAVGELDGVELLTLESVRLAAPQEQAESLAQASGIVKGAAKAFEQEREARSVDSAIVALRRHTMNVLDAEMEKVRARHGCTAAAEEVEFALRRMVKQLLHVPTVRARELAANGQQDDYVAALEALYGITVEQPGTAAPAAVEAECPVDHRGRETA